One part of the Acidobacteriota bacterium genome encodes these proteins:
- a CDS encoding ribose-phosphate pyrophosphokinase: MATATTTAEKTEKLPMADEKPERKPQRVRVDDKFKIFCGTANEPLCDEVCHFLGMTRGQAMVTRFADGEAYVQIQENVRGADVFVMQPTCHPVDMHLMEVLLMLDALKRASARRITAVIPYYGYARQDRKDKPRVPISSKLVADLLTAAGAHRALVIDPHTAQLQGFFNIPVDHLFASPVLVDYFKKLSLPNLTVVSPDAGGVERARFFAKKMDAALAIVDKRRVEMNVAEVMHVIGDVHGRTCLVIDDLIDTAGTLVKTAQALLNNGALSVYACCSHPVLSGPAVQNIVNSPITEVVVTNTIPLTEAARQVPKIKVLTIAGLIGRAIQSIHEETSVSKLFL, from the coding sequence ATGGCCACTGCGACAACGACCGCGGAAAAAACGGAGAAACTGCCGATGGCGGACGAAAAGCCGGAGCGCAAGCCCCAGCGCGTCCGGGTGGATGACAAGTTCAAGATATTTTGCGGAACGGCCAATGAGCCGCTCTGTGATGAAGTCTGCCATTTTCTAGGTATGACGCGCGGACAAGCGATGGTGACTCGCTTTGCCGACGGCGAAGCCTACGTGCAGATTCAGGAGAATGTCCGCGGCGCTGACGTCTTCGTCATGCAGCCGACCTGCCATCCGGTGGACATGCACCTGATGGAAGTGCTGCTCATGCTGGATGCGCTGAAGCGCGCGTCGGCACGGCGCATCACCGCGGTCATCCCGTATTACGGGTATGCGCGGCAGGACCGAAAAGATAAGCCGCGAGTGCCGATTTCGTCCAAGCTGGTGGCGGATTTGCTGACCGCCGCGGGCGCGCACCGAGCGTTAGTCATCGATCCGCACACGGCGCAGTTGCAGGGATTTTTTAATATCCCGGTCGACCACTTATTCGCTTCGCCGGTGCTGGTGGACTACTTCAAGAAGTTGAGCCTGCCGAACCTGACCGTGGTATCGCCGGATGCAGGCGGCGTGGAGCGTGCCCGCTTCTTCGCAAAGAAGATGGACGCAGCCTTGGCCATCGTCGACAAACGGCGCGTCGAGATGAACGTGGCGGAAGTGATGCACGTCATCGGCGATGTCCACGGACGTACTTGCTTAGTGATTGACGATTTGATTGACACGGCCGGGACGCTGGTAAAAACGGCGCAGGCTTTGCTGAACAACGGCGCGCTCTCGGTTTATGCGTGCTGCTCGCACCCGGTGCTGTCCGGGCCGGCGGTGCAGAATATTGTGAACTCTCCGATCACAGAGGTGGTGGTGACCAATACCATCCCGCTGACTGAGGCGGCGAGGCAAGTCCCGAAGATCAAGGTGCTGACGATCGCGGGATTGATTGGACGGGCAATCCAGTCCATTCACGAAGAAACTTCGGTCAGCAAACTGTTTCTCTAG
- a CDS encoding 50S ribosomal protein L25, protein MATATDVNILEAQEREPGNKNAARRVRVAGKVPAVVYGAGKDTAVISVDPRQVMRILKSESGHNTIFDLALGSDRVKAMIVDWQFEPIKGKLLHIDLLRIAMDKKLKVTVPIVLKGEAVGVKTDGGILEQLLREVELECLPADIPKSIEADISHLVFGVDLRVKDLAHGDKLKFLTDEDRMVAHITTVKEEVVAAPEAVADAAATPAEPEVIKKGKQDAEGAEAEGKPEGKAEKKDKK, encoded by the coding sequence ATGGCTACAGCAACGGATGTGAACATTCTGGAAGCGCAAGAGCGCGAGCCAGGCAACAAGAATGCGGCGCGCCGAGTACGCGTGGCGGGCAAGGTCCCGGCGGTAGTGTACGGCGCCGGAAAAGATACGGCCGTCATTTCGGTCGATCCTCGCCAGGTGATGCGCATTCTCAAGTCAGAAAGCGGACACAACACGATTTTCGACCTGGCGCTGGGCAGCGATCGCGTGAAAGCGATGATCGTGGACTGGCAGTTCGAACCGATCAAGGGAAAGCTCCTGCACATCGATCTCTTACGCATCGCGATGGACAAGAAGCTGAAAGTCACGGTGCCGATCGTCCTGAAGGGCGAAGCGGTGGGCGTGAAGACCGACGGCGGCATTCTTGAACAGTTGCTGCGCGAAGTCGAACTGGAATGCTTGCCGGCCGACATCCCGAAGTCGATCGAAGCCGATATCAGCCACCTTGTGTTCGGCGTCGATTTGCGCGTGAAGGATCTGGCGCATGGCGACAAGCTGAAGTTCCTGACCGACGAAGATCGCATGGTCGCGCACATCACGACCGTGAAGGAAGAAGTGGTGGCGGCTCCGGAAGCAGTTGCCGACGCTGCGGCGACTCCGGCTGAGCCTGAAGTTATCAAGAAGGGCAAGCAGGATGCCGAGGGTGCCGAGGCCGAGGGGAAACCCGAGGGCAAAGCCGAGAAGAAAGATAAGAAATAA